From the genome of Aspergillus fumigatus Af293 chromosome 1, whole genome shotgun sequence, one region includes:
- a CDS encoding ankyrin repeat protein, whose protein sequence is MVVAASHLALNDEEIHQLMHAARCGDIVQLRSLLSGVSPDIRDSTGRTAFSWAASYDLTQSPETYNNCNLVLQFLLDRGANPDLADYHGETPLHWAVKGGDYRMVDLLLQKNVESDLPDSRSRTPLSRAAERGYDRVVEVLLTKGKADADYKDARGRTPLSWAAENWHLETATILVNHGASVDIHDREGQLPLWWFISNTIKRTAMEQQYQPGKGDYLQKWLTLLGPKHGVEPMTKARRTFLSWACEKGDQELVKHFLQTAWADPNSIDRYRKTPLIYALEWNHYEIADMLISGVKTGTILKRDIVSLRIMIQESRSRLLKPFLERYKPSLEHEDEYNTIPLMRIALQQADRATVAVLLEHRASIQGLENVDWFGPCSTVKSSADLVFLNDMRTGHGHNAIPLMKMAIEEGDRAAVAALLDQRERMLRIKEQENDDDSDIGQRSREVTAVAVDIAVARNGTKTAQWLIQGELEAHIRNMPKTADETHLMYV, encoded by the coding sequence ATGGTGGTAGCGGCATCACATCTCGCCCTTAATGATGAGGAAATCCATCAGTTGATGCACGCTGCTCGATGCGGGGACATAGTCCAGCTTAGATCGCTTCTTTCTGGCGTATCCCCCGACATCAGAGACAGTACGGGCCGAACCGCCTTCTCCTGGGCGGCTTCATACGATTTGACCCAATCACCGGAGACATACAACAATTGCAACCTTGTGTTgcaattcctcctcgatCGAGGAGCTAACCCCGATCTTGCGGATTACCATGGTGAAACACCGCTTCATTGGGCTGTTAAAGGGGGCGACTACCGCATGGTCGATTTGCTATTGCAGAAAAATGTCGAATCGGACTTGCCAGACTCGCGAAGCCGCACGCCATTGTCGAGGGCGGCAGAGCGAGGTTATGATCGGGTGGTGGAGGTCCTATTAACCAAAGGTAAAGCGGATGCGGACTACAAGGATGCACGAGGTCGGACGCCACTCTCGTGGGCTGCGGAGAATTGGCATCTGGAGACAGCAACCATTCTGGTGAATCATGGTGCCAGCGTGGACATTCATGATAGAGAGGGACAGCTACCCTTATGGTGGTTTATCAGTAACACAATCAAGCGAACAGCGATGGAGCAGCAGTATCAGCCCGGGAAAGGAGATTATCTTCAAAAATGGCTCACTCTATTGGGACCCAAGCACGGCGTCGAGCCTATGACGAAAGCTCGGAGGACATTCCTCTCCTGGGCTTGCGAGAAAGGCGATCAAGAACTTGTCAAGCATTTTTTGCAGACCGCCTGGGCTGACCCTAACTCCATCGACCGGTATAGGAAGACACCCTTGATCTACGCGCTAGAATGGAACCACTACGAGATCGCAGACATGCTGATCTCTGGGGTTAAGACGGGGACAATCTTAAAAAGGGATATTGTCTCCCTGCGCATCATGATCCAAGAAAGCCGTTCTCGTCTGCTCAAGCCCTTTCTCGAGAGATACAAGCCCAGCCTAGAACATGAGGACGAATACAACACGATTCCTCTTATGAGGATAGCGCTGCAGCAGGCCGATCGCGCAACGGTAGCAGTCCTCCTAGAGCACCGAGCCAGTATTCAAGGCCTTGAGAATGTGGACTGGTTCGGTCCTTGCAGCACCGTCAAGTCGTCGGCAGACTTGGTTTTCCTGAATGATATGCGCACGGGACACGGCCACAATGCGATCcctttgatgaagatggccatCGAGGAGGGCGACCGTGCGGCAGTGGCGGCGTTATTGGATCAACGTGAAAGAATGCTCAGGATTAAAGAACAAGAAAACGATGATGACAGCGATATCGGACAGCGCAGCAGGGAGGTCACTGCAGTGGCTGTCGACATTGCGGTTGCCCGTAATGGAACCAAGACAGCACAATGGCTTATTCAAGGCGAATTGGAGGCGCATATCAGAAATATGCCGAAGACGGCAGACGAAACCCATCTGATGTACGTTTGA
- a CDS encoding putative MFS peptide transporter: MSDPVDAADLVAVAQAHAPKQSLEVVPVKEHETRVVATARRLDDQGREIPTEEEEHTLRRVAGKVHWTAYTIAFVELCERFSYYGTTAVFVNFIQQPLPDGSSTGAGHSGQSGALGMGQRASTGLTTFNTFWCYLMPILGAYIADEFWGRLKTIQVSIAFAMVGHIILIISALPSVIAHPHGALGCFAVGLVIFGIGVGGFKSNIAPLIAEQHKETRSFIKVIPKTGERVIVDPAQTITRIFLYFYFMINVGALVGSIAMVYAEKYVGFWLAFLLPTIMFAFCPAVIFACRNKYEVTPATGSVSAKAFKLWAFALQGRWSWNPVRFVRNCQSPDFWERVKPSRVQNKPEWMTFDDQWVDEVRRAVKACAVFLWYPVYWLAYGQMTNNLTSQAATMQLNGVPNDLINNLDPLALIIFIPIMDQFIYPGIRRMGFNFTPLKRIYVGYFLASMSMIAAAVTQYYIYKMSPCGDHPSDCDKPAPINVWVQTLPYVLIAFSEIFTSITGYEYAFTKAPKNMKSLVQSIYLFMNAISSAIQQGLTALSTDPLLIWNYGFVAVLAFVAGNLFYLTHYSLDKEEDRLNNLEASAYLGTNPGARDEKIDPEP, from the exons ATGAGCGATCCTGTCGACGCTGCAGACTTGGTGGCCGTGGCTCAGGCTCACGCCCCCAAGCAGTCTCTGGAGGTCGTCCCAGTGAAAGAACACGAGACTAGGGTGGTTGCTACAGCTCGTAGACTTGATGATCAAGGTCGTGAAATTCCaactgaagaggaagaacacACTCTTCGTCGCGTCGCTGGCAAGGTTCATTGGACTGCGTACACGATCGCCTTTGTCGAACTCTGCGAGCGTTTCTCCTACTATGGAACCACTGCTGTCT TTGTCAACTTCATTCAGCAGCCTCTCCCCGATGGTTCGAGCACTGGAGCCGGTCACAGTGGACAGTCTGGCGCCCTAGGCATGGGTCAAAGAGCGTCTACTGGCCTGACAACTT TCAACACATTCTGGTGTTATTTGATGCCTATTCTGGGTGCTTACATTGCCGACGAGTTCTGGGGACGGCTGAAGACGATTCAGGTTTCCATCGCCTTCGCGATGGTTGGACACATAATTCTGATTATTTCCGCCTTGCCATCTGTTATCGCTCATCCACATGGCGCTCTGGGATGCTTCGCCGTCGGTTTGGTCATCTTTGGAATTGGTGTCGGAGGTTTCAA GTCAAACATTGCCCCTCTGATAGCTGAACAGCACAAGGAAACAAGGTCCTTCATCAAGGTGATACCCAAGACAGGCGAGCGTGTCATTGTGGACCCTGCTCAGACGATCACTCGGATTTTCCTGTACTTCTACTTCATGATTAACGTCGGCGCCTTGGTTGGCTCAATCGCCATGGTGTATGCCGAGAAATACGTGGGATTCTGGCTTGCATTTCTTCTCCCAACCATCATGTTTGCGTTCTGCCCTGCTGTGATCTTTGCATGCCGCAACAAGTACGAGGTCACACCCGCTACCGGCTCGGTTTCCGCGAAAGCATTCAAGCTCTGGGCTTTTGCTCTCCAAGGCCGCTGGTCGTGGAATCCAGTGCGATT CGTGCGGAATTGCCAGTCTCCTGACTTCTGGGAGAGAGTGAAGCCCAGCAGGGTTCAAAATAAGCCAGAGTGGATGACATTTGATGACCAATGGGTCGATGAAGTACGCAGAGCTGTCAAAGCGTGTGCTGTCTTTCTCTGGTATCCTGTCTACT GGTTGGCCTATGGGCAGATGACCAACAATCTGACCTCGCAGGCAGCCACAATGCAGCTGAACGGTGTCCCTAACGACTTGATCAATAACCTGGACCCTCTTGCATTAATCATCTTCATTCCAATCATGGATCAGTTCATCTACCCCGGCATCCGCAGGATGGGATTCAACTTCACCCCGCTCAAGAGGATTTATGTTGGCTACTTCCTTGCCTCCATGTCCATGATAGCGGCTGCCGTCACGCAATACTACATCTACAAGATGAGCCCATGTGGCGACCACCCCAGCGACTGTGACAAACCGGCACCAATCAACGTGTGGGTTCAGACTCTGCCGTATGTCCTGATCGCCTTCTCGGAGATCTTCACTTCCATCACGGGCTATGAGTACGCATTCACGAAGGCTCCCAAGAACATGAAGAGTTTAG TCCAATCGATTTACCTCTTCATGAACGCCATCTCGTCTGCAATCCAGCAAGGACTTACGGCGTTGTCCACTGATCCGCTCCTGATCTGGAACTATGGATTCGTGGCTGTTCTGGCGTTTGTTGCTGGTAACCTCTTTTACCTAACCCACTATTCGCtggacaaggaggaggaccGACTCAACAATCTCGAGGCTTCGGCGTACTTGGGTACTAACCCTGGTGCTCGAGATGAAAAGATTGACCCGGAGCCGTAG
- the rcfB gene encoding HIG1 domain-containing protein — MKILSKEEEDAHYREVLKGGTVGGIVGLIGGFAGVVAASKRYATIRNLTLPMKSFLVTSSGTFFGIIAADHASRSFEASRNAERQWYESREERLRQEELAGMSFIDRTMAFARREKYKIVGATWVASMIGSFAMVSRNPYLTGSQKIVQARVYAQGLTLAVLVASAAFEISDQRKGKGLLDAAKKGKKAAGEKEAAPTQTPTPAAAHDPQSGDLWKDMVAAEEERLKQKHQPLYEKPHEHQDDASAQAAPAPTEKHEEKEEKEEKEKK, encoded by the exons ATGAAGATCCtcagcaaggaagaagaagacgctcATTACAG AGAGGTCCTCAAGGGCGGCACCGTCGGCGGCATAGTCGGTCTCATCGGCGGATTCGCAGGTGTGGTGGCCGCCTCCAAACGCTACGCCACCATCCGCAACCTCACCCTCCCCATGAAATCCTTCCTGGTCACCTCCTCGGGAACCTTCTTCGGTATCATCGCGGCCGACCACGCCTCACGCTCCTTTGAAGCCTCCCGCAACGCCGAGCGCCAATGGTACGAGTCCCGCGAGGAGCGCCTCCgccaggaggagctggcggGGATGAGCTTCATCGACCGCACGATGGCCTTTGCGCGCCGCGAGAAGTACAAGATCGTCGGCGCCACGTGGGTGGCTAGCATGATTGGCTCGTTTGCCATGGTGAGCCGCAACCCGTACCTGACCGGTTCGCAGAAGATCGTGCAGGCGCGTGTGTATGCGCAGGGCCTAACCCTCGCTGTGCTGGTTGCGTCGGCGGCGTTTGAGATCTCGGATCAGAGGAAGGGTAAGGGGTTGCTAGatgcggcgaagaaggggaagaaggctGCGGGCGAGAAGGAGGCGGCGCCGACTCAGACTCCGACCCCTGCTGCGGCGCATGATCCTCAGAGTGGCGATCTGTGGAAAGATatggttgctgctgaggaggagcggtTGAAGCAGAAGCATCAGCCGCTGTATGAGAAGCCTCATGAGCATCAAGACGATGCGAGTGCGCAGGCTGCGCCGGCGCCGACGGAAAAGcacgaggagaaggaggagaaggaggagaaggagaagaagtgA